The DNA sequence AATCATTGACATACACGAGATTTTCATCGTAATTACCACCACGTACGTTGTACTGGCTGCTCAATTCTCCTCCTGTTCCGCTGCTTACGCCCAGTGCGATGTGGGGCAATACACTCTCCAGGTTGCCAGTGGTTGTGGGCAGCAGTTTGAGTTGTTCCATGTCTTCCCGCACCATACCGCCTTCCTCAATCTTGCTCTCGCGCACGATCACTTCAATTTCACTCTCTGAAGGTGCCAGATTGACATCTATCTGCTGGTTTGAACGTGCGGGCAGAGGCCCTAATTCAGTACTCCCCTCCTGGTAACCAATGCGAGAAAATACCAAAACAAACTTTTCATTAGCGGGTACCACCAAGCTGTAGCGACCATTGCTTGCCGTTTCCGTTGCGGTATTGCTGCCTTTTACATAAACCGTCACTAAATCAATGGCTTGCTCCGAAATGGCGTCCGTCACAACACCCGTGACCGTAGCTCTTTCATTTTGTGCAATAAGTCCAAGACTAAGCTGAAAAAATACCAGCGCGGTAAGAAGAATTAATCGCATATTCCTTTTAGGTAATTACTGAGTAGCCCGAAGAGCAAAAGCACCCCGGCCCCCAAAGGTAGAAAGAGAAAAGCAGAGAAATTGTCTGCTACCAGAAAACTAGATAAATTTATTCACCTCGTGCCCTACAGCTTTCAATTGCTCAATTGCCTGCTTGGGGTTTGCTGCCTTGAAAACACTGCTCCCAGCTACGAGTACATCCGCTCCGGCAGCCAACACTTCCTGCGCATTCTGCAGGCCAATACCTCCATCTACTTCAATCACCGTCTTGGCATTGCGGGTGGTTATCAAATCCTTCAGCGCCCTGATTTTAGGAATACTTTGGTAGATGAACTTTTGTCCGCCAAAGCCGGGGTTGACAGACATAATCAGTACCAAATCAATGTCCTCAATCAAGTCCGTAAGCAACGAAACGGGGGTATGAGGATTAAGCGCTACCCCCGCCTTTGCCCCAGTTTCTTTAATTTGCTGAACCGTACGATGCAAGTGGGGACAAGTTTCGTAATGAACGGTGATCACCTCCGCACCTATTTCACGAAAAGTAGAAATATATTTTTCAGGTTGCTCAATCATCAAGTGAACGTCTAAAGGCTTGGTTGCCTGACGGTTGATCGCCTCGATGACGGGCATACCGTAAGAAATATTGGGGACAAACTGACCGTCCATCACATCCAAGTGAAACCAATCTGCTAAACTTTCGTTAACCAAATCAATGGCAGCACCTAAATGGAGAAAGTCTGCTGCTAAAAGTGAAGGGGCTACTAAATGCTTTTTCATATTATGAATTATACGTACATTTGCGTTAGAGCCGAAACATAAACAAAAAAAACCGGTTGGAATACCAACCGGTTCGAAAAAAGAGCTTTGAGAGGCTATCTACATACCAAAAAACGAAACATCCATTGATGTTCCTAAAACTTCATGAGATTATAATTGATCTTGAAAGACAAATAAGTCATGGGATTATAATTTGTTATTAACAGGTGTTTTTCAACCTTTTGTAATCATGCTTATTTGTTTGGGCAACTCTCCTTCGAGAATTCAAGAAGCTTTTCACTTCCTCATCAACACCTTTCTTCCTGTTGACAATACAAATATGCAGCAAGAATAAGCCGAGACGAAGTACATTTGAGATTCGTACTGGATTAAAACTAATATCGTCCACAAATACAATCAATTACAAATCAATCATTTAAATCAAATTACAATCCACCTCACTGTATTTATAAACCTATTTTTTTGAGATTTCAAGCCTTTATTTTTTTAGAAAAAGCACTTAAAAAGCGATAGTGCCTGAAATATAGCAACATAAACTGTCTATTTTATTCCCAAAAAATGTAAC is a window from the Lewinella sp. LCG006 genome containing:
- the rpe gene encoding ribulose-phosphate 3-epimerase: MKKHLVAPSLLAADFLHLGAAIDLVNESLADWFHLDVMDGQFVPNISYGMPVIEAINRQATKPLDVHLMIEQPEKYISTFREIGAEVITVHYETCPHLHRTVQQIKETGAKAGVALNPHTPVSLLTDLIEDIDLVLIMSVNPGFGGQKFIYQSIPKIRALKDLITTRNAKTVIEVDGGIGLQNAQEVLAAGADVLVAGSSVFKAANPKQAIEQLKAVGHEVNKFI